The proteins below come from a single Streptomyces spongiicola genomic window:
- the hisF gene encoding imidazole glycerol phosphate synthase subunit HisF, producing MTLAVRVIPCLDVDAGRVVKGVNFQNLRDAGDPVEMAKLYDAEGADELTFLDITASSGDRETTYDVVRRTAEQVFIPLTVGGGVRSADDVDKLLRAGADKVGVNTAAIARPELIREIAERFGRQVLVLSVDARRTPEGTSTPSGYEVTTHGGRRGTGIDAVEWAHRAAELGAGEILLNSMDADGTKDGYDTGMIEAVRGHVTVPVIASGGAGRLGDFAPAIAAGADAVLAASVFHFGELRISQVKQSLREAGHPVR from the coding sequence ATGACTCTCGCCGTCCGAGTCATCCCCTGCCTGGACGTGGACGCGGGCCGGGTCGTCAAGGGCGTCAACTTTCAGAACCTGCGCGACGCCGGCGACCCCGTCGAGATGGCCAAGCTGTACGACGCGGAGGGCGCCGACGAACTCACCTTCCTCGACATCACGGCCTCGTCCGGTGACCGGGAGACCACCTACGACGTCGTGCGCCGCACCGCCGAGCAGGTGTTCATCCCGCTCACCGTCGGCGGCGGGGTCCGCTCCGCGGACGACGTCGACAAGCTGCTGCGGGCCGGCGCCGACAAGGTCGGCGTCAACACGGCGGCCATCGCCCGGCCCGAGCTGATCCGCGAGATCGCCGAGCGCTTCGGCCGCCAGGTGCTGGTGCTGTCCGTCGACGCCCGCCGCACCCCGGAGGGCACCTCCACACCGTCCGGCTACGAGGTCACCACCCACGGCGGCCGCCGCGGCACCGGTATCGACGCCGTCGAATGGGCCCACCGCGCCGCCGAGCTGGGCGCCGGCGAGATCCTGCTGAACTCGATGGACGCGGACGGCACCAAGGACGGCTACGACACCGGGATGATCGAGGCCGTCCGCGGGCATGTCACGGTCCCGGTGATCGCCTCCGGCGGCGCGGGCAGGCTGGGCGACTTCGCCCCCGCCATCGCGGCCGGAGCGGACGCGGTGCTCGCCGCGTCCGTCTTCCACTTCGGCGAGCTGCGGATCTCGCAGGTCAAGCAGTCGCTGCGGGAGGCGGGGCACCCCGTCCGCTGA
- a CDS encoding RidA family protein → MSDEIRRVGSAGPWEDAFGYSRAVELPNGLVLVSGCTSVVDGAVVDGGPYEQAVNSFNAALGALKRLGLGSEHVVRTRMYLTHARDVDEVGRAHKELFGAVRPAASMLIVSGFVDPRLVVEVEVEAYRGGAA, encoded by the coding sequence GTGAGCGACGAGATCCGGCGCGTCGGCTCCGCGGGCCCCTGGGAGGACGCCTTCGGCTACTCCCGGGCGGTCGAGCTGCCGAACGGCCTGGTGCTGGTCTCCGGCTGCACGTCGGTCGTCGACGGCGCGGTCGTCGACGGCGGCCCGTACGAGCAGGCCGTCAACTCCTTCAACGCGGCGCTGGGCGCGCTGAAGCGGCTCGGCCTGGGCAGCGAGCACGTCGTACGCACCCGCATGTACCTCACGCACGCCCGGGACGTCGATGAGGTGGGCCGGGCCCACAAGGAACTGTTCGGCGCGGTGCGCCCGGCCGCGTCGATGCTCATCGTCTCGGGCTTCGTCGACCCCCGGCTGGTCGTCGAGGTCGAGGTCGAGGCGTACCGGGGAGGGGCCGCATGA
- the priA gene encoding bifunctional 1-(5-phosphoribosyl)-5-((5-phosphoribosylamino)methylideneamino)imidazole-4-carboxamide isomerase/phosphoribosylanthranilate isomerase PriA, with the protein MAQKLELLPAVDVRGGRAVRLVHGESGTETSYGSPLEAALNWQRAGAEWLHLVDLDAAFGTGDNRELVAEVAGAMDLRVELSGGIRDDASLAAALATGCTRVNLGTAALETPEWVAKVIAEYGDKIAVGLDVRGTTLRGRGWTRDGGDLYETLARLDSEGCARYVVTDIAKDGTLQGPNLELLRDVCAATDKPVVASGGVSSLDDLRALAGLVPLGVEGAIVGKALYAGAFTLVEALEAVSR; encoded by the coding sequence ATGGCCCAGAAGCTTGAACTCCTCCCCGCCGTAGACGTCCGCGGCGGCCGCGCCGTCCGCCTGGTCCACGGCGAGTCCGGCACGGAGACCTCCTACGGATCGCCGCTGGAGGCCGCCCTCAACTGGCAGCGCGCGGGCGCCGAGTGGCTGCATCTGGTCGATCTGGACGCCGCCTTCGGCACCGGCGACAACCGGGAGCTGGTCGCCGAGGTGGCCGGGGCCATGGACCTCAGGGTCGAGCTGTCCGGCGGCATCCGCGACGACGCCTCGCTCGCCGCCGCCCTCGCCACCGGCTGCACCCGGGTCAACCTCGGCACCGCCGCCCTGGAGACCCCGGAGTGGGTCGCCAAGGTCATCGCCGAGTACGGCGACAAGATCGCGGTGGGCCTGGACGTACGGGGTACCACCCTGCGCGGCCGCGGCTGGACCCGCGACGGGGGCGACCTCTACGAGACCCTCGCCCGGCTCGACTCCGAGGGCTGCGCGCGGTACGTCGTGACCGACATCGCCAAGGACGGCACGTTGCAGGGGCCCAACCTGGAGCTGCTGCGGGACGTCTGCGCCGCCACCGACAAGCCGGTCGTCGCCTCGGGCGGCGTCTCCAGCCTCGACGACCTGCGCGCGCTCGCCGGGCTGGTCCCGCTGGGCGTCGAGGGCGCGATCGTCGGCAAGGCGCTCTACGCCGGGGCGTTCACCCTGGTAGAGGCACTGGAGGCGGTGTCCCGGTGA
- the hisH gene encoding imidazole glycerol phosphate synthase subunit HisH: MSGRKSVVVFDYGFGNVRSAERALARVGADVEITRDFDAAMNADGLLVPGVGAFSACMAGLRQARGDWVVDRRLSGGRPVMGICVGMQILFGRGIEHGVETEGLDEWPGVVGPLDAPVVPHMGWNTVKAPGDSEMFAGLDAGARFYFVHSYAVREWDFEVTSAAMAAPKVTWATHGEPFVAAVENGALWATQFHPEKSGDAGAQLLTNWIETL; encoded by the coding sequence ATGAGCGGACGGAAGAGCGTCGTCGTCTTCGACTACGGGTTCGGCAACGTCCGCTCCGCCGAGCGGGCCCTCGCCCGGGTCGGCGCGGACGTCGAGATCACCCGCGACTTCGACGCGGCCATGAACGCCGACGGGCTGCTGGTGCCCGGCGTCGGCGCCTTCTCCGCCTGTATGGCCGGGCTGCGGCAGGCCCGCGGCGACTGGGTCGTCGATCGCAGGCTCTCCGGCGGCCGGCCCGTCATGGGCATCTGCGTCGGCATGCAGATCCTCTTCGGGCGCGGCATCGAGCACGGAGTCGAGACGGAGGGCCTCGACGAGTGGCCCGGCGTCGTCGGCCCGCTGGACGCCCCGGTCGTGCCGCACATGGGCTGGAACACCGTCAAGGCCCCCGGGGACTCGGAGATGTTCGCCGGCCTCGACGCCGGAGCCCGCTTCTACTTCGTGCACTCCTACGCCGTGCGCGAGTGGGACTTCGAGGTGACCAGCGCGGCGATGGCCGCCCCGAAGGTCACCTGGGCCACCCACGGCGAGCCCTTCGTCGCGGCCGTCGAGAACGGCGCTCTGTGGGCGACCCAGTTCCACCCCGAGAAGTCCGGCGACGCCGGAGCCCAGCTGCTCACCAACTGGATCGAGACCCTCTGA
- the hisB gene encoding imidazoleglycerol-phosphate dehydratase HisB has product MSRVGRVERTTKETSVVVEIDLDGTGKVDVSTGVGFFDHMLDQLGRHGLFDLTAKTDGDLHIDSHHTIEDTALALGAAFRQALGDKVGIHRFGNCTVPLDESLAQVTVDLSGRPYLVHTEPENMAPMIGAYDTTMTRHILESFVAQAQIALHVHVPYGRNAHHIVECQFKALARALRYASERDPRAAGILPSTKGAL; this is encoded by the coding sequence ATGAGCCGCGTAGGACGCGTCGAGCGGACCACCAAGGAGACGTCCGTCGTCGTCGAGATCGATCTCGACGGCACCGGGAAGGTCGACGTGTCGACCGGGGTCGGCTTCTTCGACCACATGCTGGACCAGCTCGGCCGCCACGGTCTGTTCGACCTCACCGCCAAGACCGACGGCGATCTGCACATCGACAGCCACCACACCATCGAGGACACCGCGCTCGCGCTGGGCGCCGCCTTCAGGCAGGCCCTCGGCGACAAGGTCGGGATCCACCGCTTCGGCAACTGCACCGTGCCGCTGGACGAGTCGCTCGCCCAGGTGACGGTCGACCTCTCCGGCCGCCCCTACCTGGTGCACACCGAGCCGGAGAACATGGCGCCGATGATCGGCGCGTACGACACCACCATGACCCGGCACATCCTGGAGTCCTTCGTGGCCCAGGCGCAGATCGCGCTGCACGTGCACGTCCCGTACGGACGCAACGCCCACCACATCGTGGAGTGCCAGTTCAAGGCGCTGGCGCGGGCGCTGCGCTACGCCTCGGAGCGCGACCCGCGCGCGGCCGGGATCCTGCCGTCCACGAAGGGTGCCCTGTAG
- a CDS encoding histidinol-phosphate transaminase: protein MSTTDIGIDDLPVREELRGKSPYGAPQLDVPVQLNTNENPYPLPEALVERITERVREAARGLNRYPDRDAVELRTELAGYLTRTGKYPVGPENVWAANGSNEVIQQLLQTFGGPGRTAIGFEPSYSMHPLIARGTGTDWISGPRREDFTVDERAAVDAIAAHRPDVVFVTSPNNPTGTAVAPETVVALYDAAQRARADAAGALVVVDEAYVEFSHRPSLLPLLEGRPNLVVSRTMSKAFGAAGLRLGYLAAHRAVVDALQLVRLPYHLSAVTQATALAALEHTDTLLKYVEQLKEERDRLVAGLRGIGYEVTDSDANFVQFGRFDGEGGAHAAWQQILDRGVLVRDNGVPGRLRVTAGTPEENDAFLDAVRALKSSVGDIPTPPKEQKR from the coding sequence GTGAGCACGACCGACATCGGCATCGACGATCTGCCCGTCCGCGAGGAGCTGCGCGGCAAGTCGCCGTACGGCGCGCCGCAGCTCGACGTGCCCGTGCAGCTGAACACCAACGAGAACCCGTACCCGCTGCCCGAGGCGCTCGTCGAGCGGATCACCGAGCGGGTGCGCGAGGCCGCGCGCGGCCTCAACCGCTACCCGGACCGGGACGCGGTCGAGCTGCGCACCGAGCTGGCCGGGTACCTCACCCGCACCGGGAAGTACCCGGTCGGGCCGGAGAACGTGTGGGCGGCCAACGGCTCCAACGAGGTCATCCAGCAGCTGCTGCAGACCTTCGGCGGGCCCGGGCGTACCGCCATCGGCTTCGAGCCGTCGTACTCGATGCACCCGCTGATCGCGCGCGGCACCGGCACCGACTGGATCTCCGGCCCGCGCCGCGAGGACTTCACCGTCGACGAGCGGGCGGCGGTGGACGCGATCGCCGCGCACCGGCCGGACGTCGTCTTCGTCACCTCGCCCAACAACCCCACCGGCACCGCCGTCGCCCCGGAGACGGTCGTCGCGCTGTACGACGCCGCCCAGCGGGCCAGGGCGGACGCGGCGGGTGCGCTCGTCGTCGTGGACGAGGCGTACGTCGAGTTCAGCCACCGCCCCTCCCTGCTCCCGCTGCTGGAGGGCCGGCCGAACCTCGTGGTCTCGCGCACCATGTCCAAGGCCTTCGGCGCCGCGGGACTGCGCCTCGGCTATCTGGCCGCGCACCGCGCCGTGGTCGACGCCCTGCAGCTGGTGAGGCTCCCGTACCACCTCTCGGCCGTCACCCAGGCCACCGCGCTGGCCGCCCTGGAGCACACCGACACGCTGCTGAAGTACGTGGAGCAGCTCAAGGAGGAGCGGGACCGGCTGGTCGCCGGGCTGCGCGGCATCGGCTACGAGGTGACCGACTCCGACGCCAACTTCGTCCAGTTCGGGCGGTTCGACGGCGAGGGGGGCGCCCACGCCGCCTGGCAGCAGATCCTCGACCGGGGCGTGCTGGTCCGTGACAACGGCGTACCGGGCCGGCTGCGGGTGACCGCGGGCACCCCCGAAGAGAACGACGCGTTCCTCGATGCGGTGCGCGCACTGAAGAGTTCCGTGGGGGACATCCCCACACCCCCGAAGGAGCAGAAGCGATGA
- a CDS encoding oxidoreductase encodes MTEPQGIDMPNDLSTAERTMWTSFEYGMTCDLRDGDPLLNDPFSELEWGPGRTVRADVIARLLLSGPPARPGRVCALKLLGAYVTGKLTLAGGTIGPYVELTGCRFERELTLPESRFTTLRLVGCAIPRLEAARLHTEGDLHLPRCRVEHGIRLTDAQIGTDLLINQIRVRPDRLGRAITADGLSVAQDLQAELIETYGEISLRGAKVGVSLSLRGSRLRAVEGRRALNAPQLTVERSLYLTKAWVDSAGDQGATPPFGLPFDTPGQGADALEQRFECHGAVRLDDGRFGDAVDLHHARFVLSGARREELSLRRIVTPELRFTAERPEQGRVVLNGARVVTLIDLSTSWPGPGGLAMGGFVYENLVPYSRFPLSRRLEWVAAATPEYQPEPYERLATVLRGSGEDADAREVLLAKQRRRRETLPLAAKLWGYVQDWTVAYGYRPGRAALWMAVLWAAGALAFSRSAPEALKPGEQPEWNPSLYALDLLLPVIHLGQDGHWRLESHLQWLAAALVLLGWILATTVAAGTSRLLRRG; translated from the coding sequence TTGACCGAGCCCCAGGGCATCGACATGCCCAACGATCTCAGCACCGCGGAACGCACGATGTGGACCTCGTTCGAATACGGGATGACCTGCGACCTCCGCGACGGCGATCCGCTGCTGAACGATCCCTTCTCGGAGCTGGAGTGGGGCCCCGGGCGGACCGTGCGCGCCGACGTGATCGCGCGGCTGCTGCTCAGCGGCCCGCCCGCGCGTCCCGGGCGGGTCTGCGCACTGAAGCTGCTGGGTGCGTACGTGACGGGGAAGCTCACCCTCGCGGGCGGCACGATCGGCCCGTATGTCGAGCTGACCGGGTGCCGTTTCGAACGCGAGCTGACGCTGCCGGAGTCGCGGTTCACCACGCTGCGTCTGGTGGGGTGTGCGATACCGCGGCTGGAGGCCGCCCGGCTGCACACCGAGGGCGATCTCCATCTGCCGCGCTGCCGCGTCGAGCACGGGATACGGCTCACGGACGCCCAGATAGGCACGGATCTGCTGATCAACCAGATCCGGGTACGGCCGGACCGGCTCGGCCGGGCCATCACCGCGGACGGCCTGTCCGTGGCGCAGGACCTCCAGGCCGAGCTAATCGAGACGTACGGCGAGATCAGTCTGCGCGGCGCGAAGGTCGGCGTGTCGCTGAGCCTGCGCGGCAGCCGGCTGCGGGCGGTCGAGGGCCGGCGCGCGCTCAACGCCCCCCAGCTGACGGTGGAGCGCTCGCTGTATCTGACCAAGGCGTGGGTGGACTCCGCCGGCGACCAGGGCGCCACTCCCCCGTTCGGCCTCCCCTTCGACACGCCGGGGCAGGGGGCCGACGCGCTGGAGCAGCGCTTCGAGTGCCACGGCGCCGTGCGGCTGGACGACGGCCGCTTCGGCGACGCGGTCGACCTCCACCACGCCCGGTTCGTGCTGTCGGGGGCGCGCCGGGAGGAGCTGTCGCTGCGCCGGATCGTCACCCCCGAACTCCGCTTCACCGCGGAGCGGCCGGAGCAGGGCCGTGTGGTGCTGAACGGCGCGAGGGTCGTGACGCTCATCGACCTGTCCACGAGCTGGCCCGGGCCGGGCGGGCTGGCCATGGGCGGTTTCGTCTACGAGAACCTCGTGCCCTACAGCCGCTTCCCGCTCTCACGGCGGCTGGAGTGGGTCGCGGCGGCCACCCCCGAGTACCAGCCGGAGCCCTACGAGCGGCTGGCGACGGTGCTGCGCGGCAGCGGTGAGGACGCCGACGCGCGGGAGGTGCTCCTCGCCAAGCAGCGACGCCGCCGGGAGACGCTGCCGCTCGCCGCGAAGCTCTGGGGCTACGTCCAGGACTGGACCGTGGCCTACGGCTACCGCCCCGGCCGCGCCGCCCTGTGGATGGCGGTGCTCTGGGCGGCCGGCGCGTTGGCCTTCTCCCGCTCCGCACCCGAGGCGCTGAAGCCGGGCGAGCAGCCCGAGTGGAACCCCTCCCTCTACGCCCTCGACCTCCTTCTGCCGGTGATCCACCTCGGGCAGGACGGCCACTGGCGGCTGGAGAGCCACTTGCAGTGGCTCGCCGCGGCACTGGTACTGCTCGGGTGGATTCTCGCCACGACGGTGGCGGCGGGCACATCCCGGCTGCTCAGGCGCGGCTAG
- a CDS encoding LON peptidase substrate-binding domain-containing protein: MTTARLPLFPLNAVLFPGLVLPLNVFEERYRAMMRELLKTDESEPRRFAVVAIRDGREVAPTEPGMPDQTARPEKGPAAGFGPDPIQAFHPVGCIADAATIRERADGSFEVLATGTTRVALRSVDAGGPFLTAELEEIPEEPGEGAGTLAEGVLRAFRNYQKRLAGARERSLSTASELPDEPSVVSYLVAAAAVLDTPSKQRLLQAPDTATRLREELKLLRSETAVIRHLPSLPAIDLTRSPTSPN; the protein is encoded by the coding sequence GTGACCACCGCTCGCCTGCCGCTGTTCCCGCTCAACGCGGTGCTGTTCCCCGGCCTCGTGCTGCCGCTGAACGTCTTCGAGGAGCGCTATCGCGCCATGATGCGCGAGCTGTTGAAGACGGACGAGTCCGAGCCCCGCCGATTCGCCGTGGTCGCCATCCGCGACGGCCGCGAGGTCGCGCCGACGGAACCCGGGATGCCCGACCAGACCGCCCGGCCCGAGAAGGGCCCGGCCGCGGGGTTCGGCCCGGACCCGATCCAGGCGTTCCACCCCGTCGGCTGTATCGCGGACGCCGCGACCATCCGGGAACGCGCCGACGGCAGCTTCGAGGTGCTGGCCACCGGCACGACCCGGGTCGCACTGCGCTCGGTCGACGCCGGCGGCCCGTTCCTGACCGCCGAACTCGAGGAGATCCCGGAGGAGCCGGGCGAGGGCGCGGGCACCCTGGCCGAGGGCGTGCTGCGGGCCTTCCGCAACTACCAGAAGCGGCTGGCCGGAGCGCGGGAGCGGTCGCTGTCGACGGCCTCGGAGCTGCCCGACGAACCGTCCGTGGTCTCGTATCTGGTGGCAGCGGCCGCCGTGCTCGACACGCCGTCGAAGCAGCGGCTGCTACAGGCTCCGGACACGGCGACCCGGCTGCGCGAGGAACTGAAGCTGCTGCGCTCCGAGACCGCGGTGATACGGCATCTGCCGTCGCTCCCGGCGATCGATCTGACCCGCTCGCCGACGAGCCCGAACTGA
- the ybaK gene encoding Cys-tRNA(Pro) deacylase, whose amino-acid sequence MAKKTGRQQGGRQQGGTPATVALTAAGTAFTVHAYEHDPASESYGEEAARVLGVAPERVFKTLVADVDGELTVAVVPVAGQLDLKALAAAVGGKRASMADPAAAERTTGYVRGGISPLGQRRRLRTVLDSSASAHPTICVSAGRRGLEVELAPADLASLTKAVVAPVGRA is encoded by the coding sequence TTGGCGAAGAAGACCGGAAGGCAGCAGGGCGGAAGGCAGCAGGGCGGGACGCCGGCGACGGTGGCGCTGACGGCCGCCGGCACGGCCTTCACCGTGCACGCGTACGAGCACGATCCGGCCTCCGAGTCGTACGGGGAGGAGGCTGCGCGGGTACTGGGCGTGGCACCGGAGCGGGTCTTCAAGACACTCGTCGCCGACGTGGACGGCGAACTCACGGTGGCCGTCGTGCCCGTCGCGGGGCAGCTGGACCTCAAGGCTCTGGCCGCGGCCGTCGGCGGAAAGCGGGCGTCGATGGCCGACCCGGCGGCGGCGGAGCGCACCACGGGCTACGTCCGGGGCGGCATCTCCCCGCTGGGGCAGCGCAGGCGTCTGCGCACCGTGCTGGACTCCTCGGCCTCCGCACACCCGACGATCTGCGTCTCGGCGGGCCGGCGCGGGCTCGAGGTGGAGCTGGCACCGGCGGACCTGGCCTCGCTGACGAAGGCGGTCGTGGCACCCGTCGGGCGCGCCTAG
- a CDS encoding ABC transporter permease: MTAPLTPPHRPAPHDSPRNHPRPAHHPDGEGLEMRSELRRAAVVLAGVTLAGIALGLLWLWLAPRVPMISNGKAVFAADIEGEESAGVDGTFVLLALGFGVLSAAVVFWFNRRGGIATVVALALGGILGSLLAWGTGYLLGPEQDVVAHAREVGRGVVFDAPLGLRAKGALLAWPVAAMIVHLGLTALFAPRDPEPEWLPPGPDHRG; this comes from the coding sequence GTGACAGCACCCTTGACGCCGCCCCACCGGCCCGCCCCGCACGACAGCCCCCGCAACCACCCGCGTCCCGCGCACCACCCGGACGGAGAGGGGCTGGAGATGAGGAGCGAACTGCGCCGGGCGGCGGTCGTCCTGGCGGGTGTGACCCTCGCCGGGATCGCGCTCGGACTGCTGTGGCTGTGGCTGGCTCCGCGGGTGCCGATGATCTCGAACGGCAAGGCGGTCTTCGCCGCCGACATCGAGGGCGAGGAGTCGGCGGGCGTGGACGGTACGTTCGTGCTGCTGGCGCTCGGTTTCGGCGTGCTCAGTGCCGCTGTCGTCTTCTGGTTCAACCGTCGCGGGGGCATCGCGACCGTCGTGGCGCTCGCCCTGGGCGGGATCCTCGGATCCCTGCTGGCCTGGGGTACCGGCTATCTGCTCGGCCCCGAACAGGACGTCGTCGCCCACGCCCGCGAGGTCGGCCGGGGGGTCGTCTTCGACGCGCCGCTCGGCCTCCGGGCGAAGGGCGCCCTGCTGGCCTGGCCCGTCGCCGCGATGATCGTGCACCTCGGTCTCACGGCGCTCTTCGCTCCGCGCGACCCCGAGCCCGAGTGGCTGCCGCCGGGCCCGGACCACCGGGGTTGA
- a CDS encoding ABC transporter permease gives MSIVPAEAASARVLRADDALSGGDGRVAPLAPRARLLPALAAVYRAQLSRARVARIPLLFVATFQSVGIMVLMRGVVDGGAEARAVVAGSSVLVVAFVALNLLAQYFGQLRASGGLDHYAMLPVPPAAVVLGAAGAYASFTVPGTAVTAVAGSVLFGLPLTHLWVLAAVIPLAGAALAGLGAALGLLAPRQELATLLGQLGMSAALLLGVLPAGRLPEPIAFARDLLPSTYGVEAFARTFDAHPHWPSVALDLAVCAVVGVVSLAAATLAYRRAAVR, from the coding sequence GTGAGCATCGTGCCTGCGGAGGCCGCGTCCGCGCGTGTGCTAAGGGCGGACGACGCCCTCAGCGGGGGCGACGGGCGGGTCGCGCCGCTCGCTCCGCGAGCCCGGCTGCTGCCGGCCCTCGCGGCGGTGTACCGAGCCCAGCTGTCCCGGGCCCGCGTCGCCCGGATACCGCTGCTCTTCGTCGCCACGTTCCAGTCCGTCGGGATCATGGTGCTGATGCGCGGGGTCGTGGACGGCGGGGCCGAGGCGCGGGCGGTGGTCGCCGGGTCGTCCGTCCTGGTCGTCGCGTTCGTCGCGCTCAATCTGCTGGCCCAGTACTTCGGCCAGCTCCGCGCTTCCGGAGGTCTGGACCACTATGCGATGCTGCCGGTGCCACCGGCCGCGGTGGTGCTCGGGGCCGCGGGGGCGTACGCCTCCTTCACCGTGCCGGGTACGGCCGTGACGGCCGTCGCCGGGTCGGTGCTCTTCGGGCTGCCGCTCACCCATCTGTGGGTGCTGGCGGCGGTGATCCCGCTGGCGGGCGCCGCGCTCGCCGGGCTCGGCGCGGCGCTCGGACTGCTCGCGCCGCGACAGGAACTGGCGACGCTGCTCGGCCAGCTGGGCATGTCGGCGGCCCTGCTGCTGGGGGTGCTCCCGGCGGGGCGGCTGCCCGAGCCGATCGCCTTCGCGCGGGATCTGCTGCCGTCCACCTACGGGGTGGAGGCGTTCGCACGCACCTTCGACGCGCATCCGCACTGGCCGTCGGTCGCGCTGGACCTCGCCGTCTGCGCGGTCGTGGGCGTGGTCTCGCTGGCCGCCGCGACCCTGGCGTACCGGCGGGCCGCGGTCCGCTGA
- a CDS encoding ABC transporter ATP-binding protein, translated as MCVVRDLVKTYPAARARRGLPRTPEVRANDGIGLVVGRGEIFGLLGPNGAGKSTLVRQLTGLMRPDSGTVEVLGHDLVRHPERASRLIGYLGQESTALDELTVALAAETTGRLRGLGVRQARAERDTVLEELGLTGLAGRPLKKLSGGQRRLACFAATLVGERPVLVLDEPTTGMDPVARRAVWAAVDRRRAEHRVTVLLVTHNVIEAETVLDRVAVLERGRVIACDTPAGLKERVAGEVRVELVWRERAPLDVPEVAALRESAQESGRRWVLRLAPDEARAAVAAVTGGEAFAALDDFTLATPSLEDVYLSLGGHATKGLVKA; from the coding sequence GTGTGCGTGGTGCGGGATCTGGTCAAGACGTACCCCGCCGCGCGCGCCCGGCGGGGTCTTCCCCGAACACCGGAGGTGCGTGCCAACGACGGGATCGGCCTCGTCGTGGGGCGCGGGGAGATCTTCGGGCTGCTCGGCCCGAACGGCGCCGGGAAGTCGACCCTCGTCCGGCAGCTCACCGGTCTGATGCGTCCGGACTCCGGCACCGTCGAAGTGCTCGGCCACGACCTCGTACGCCATCCCGAGCGGGCGTCGCGGCTCATCGGCTACCTGGGCCAGGAGTCGACCGCCCTCGACGAGCTGACCGTCGCGCTCGCCGCCGAGACCACGGGCCGGCTGCGCGGGCTCGGGGTGCGGCAGGCGCGTGCCGAACGCGACACGGTCCTGGAGGAGCTGGGTCTGACCGGCCTCGCGGGGCGCCCGCTGAAGAAGCTCTCCGGCGGCCAGCGGCGGCTCGCGTGCTTCGCCGCCACGCTGGTGGGGGAGCGGCCGGTGCTCGTGCTCGACGAACCCACCACCGGCATGGACCCGGTGGCCCGGCGTGCGGTCTGGGCGGCGGTCGACCGGCGGCGCGCCGAGCACCGTGTGACCGTCCTCCTCGTCACCCACAACGTCATCGAGGCGGAGACGGTCCTCGACCGGGTCGCGGTGCTGGAACGGGGCAGGGTCATCGCCTGCGACACGCCCGCCGGGCTCAAGGAGCGCGTCGCCGGCGAGGTCCGGGTGGAGCTGGTGTGGCGCGAACGGGCCCCGCTCGACGTGCCCGAGGTCGCGGCGCTCCGGGAGTCCGCGCAGGAGTCCGGGCGCCGCTGGGTCCTCCGGCTCGCCCCGGACGAGGCCAGGGCGGCCGTCGCCGCAGTGACCGGCGGCGAGGCGTTCGCCGCCCTCGACGACTTCACCCTGGCCACGCCGAGCCTGGAGGACGTCTATCTCTCGCTCGGCGGGCACGCGACGAAGGGGCTGGTGAAGGCGTGA